The region aATTTAGGACGTTTAATACATATTTACGTACGTAATTATCTATACATtataagtacgagtatgtttACCCTTTGCTTAATACCCATAGTAGAATAAAAGCTTTTACGTAGTTTGGGTAGTTCCAAACCAAATAGACTAAAATTAACCTAGAGGTGTTAATTgccccataatatttatttgtttaatactagtgtttacccgcggattcgcacacgtaaatcattagatccagcagctgaagtgaaattttgcgatttttaaaattcccgtgggaattccctaaaattaaatcgtggttttcattgacgttacattaaaaacaatcatgtcaaattccATGACTCTAAGCGCAGCGCTTGTTGTTTCgggatttatccctatcccgagggaatatcggaataaaaagtagcctatgttttattccagatgttcagctatctacataccaaatgtcatctaaatccgtccatcCGTTTCAGCCTGTAGGAGCaataaacatactcactcactctcaaagtttttttataatattacctagtaggaagtaggatttttTGCAACTTAGAAAAAAGATTGTAAAATGCCCTTACCGCTGCCCAATTATCGTCCCGCTTCTTGCAGAAGGTCATATGCATTCCCTTGTACAGTGTCTTCTCAATCTGTTCCGTCAAGAGCGGCTCGGACCACGGCATCTCGTTAAGGTGCGCCATGAACGTTTTGTTTCGGAACTCTGGGGGCTCTCTGATTATGAGCTCTTCTGTGGATgagttaattaatataattatggtTATTGAGGTTTGATAGTTCGTTATTAATCAGACAGGAATTTAACAAATGGGATCAATTAGAAAATTTGTTTTGTAAGACGATACCTATTTAATTCACAGTAGTCGGCACAGAAGTAGAACCTAAGTCAATGAAATAGGTCAGTTCAACCAAATGCTCCAAAATGTGAGAATTAAAAGGTCAGTAAATCCCATTGaaataaaggaataaaaaagtagcgtttttttaatgaaacatatttatgaAAGTACCTTTATTAGGGCATGACTATCCTTGTAGTTTGCAGGTtatacaaaaatacacgctgtttaaatttaacaatttaaaaacaattttagctGCTTAATTGTAATAGCTGTTTAAATTGTAATATGAGTtttcggtaaaaaaatatttttaatagatactttttttgctgactgtactttttgttggctgtacttgtattgtcacccaacccaaactacatttgcataccaaatttcaagtcaatgccattaaccgttgaagagttccgtcctgtggagacgatcctggccggactaccaggatgtcaattacataccagattattgtattgtcatgcaatttacataattatatcaaatttcaagtcaatcgaacTAACATATTGAGTACTAAAACATtgtaaaatattccaaaaacaaaataaatggtAAATAACCAATTTAGAATTAACTTTAGTATTATACTTACTCATTAGTCCAACACCTTGATCATCTCCTTGCATTGCTGTCTCTTCCGAACTGTGTTGTCTCATATCGTACTCCAATTGTGGTGGCATGCTTTCCAAATTTctgtaaataaacatttacaaaaattaaaagaaaactttacTTGTATCAAGTTATCATATCATCAACAAACCgttttgtaaatgtttttattcgaaCTTACCCAGAAGATAGGAAAATGTTCTCAACTTGCATCATAGGGAGACCATAGAACTCTCTTACACCAAAGGTTTCGAAGAATTCTTTGACAGGTGTCATGGAATAGCAGCCAGCGAGCTCCGTTCGAGGGTAGTATAGCACGAAGGATAGGCAcatttcctaaaaaaatatatagaagtgTCAGGCATAAGTAAATTGATTCTTTATGTTAAAAACAAGTCCGCACCTAAGAGCaaaatttttttgcaaattatatTCACCTGTGACGCAGAATAGCCACCCAAAATAGGTTTATCCCGGCCTGAACTATCGTACGTGCATTCAGTTATCAAAGTGTCACCTTTGAAAAATCTTCTACCACCAGGAACGACTCGAGATTGTTGGTAACGAGCGTCATAAGAATTTTcctgaaaaataaacaatatttgtaaTAACGCCATCTAGGTAACCTACTACGAACTACCAAAACATTTAAAACTGCAAGCATGCTTCTCTTCAGTGAAATTTAGTGACGAGAGCCATCTAGCGGCTACCACGAAAACTGTGTTGTTAGGCGCAGGTATTTAGCGCGCTACAAGTCTACATTCACGCTCTTATAACatagtttgttttttaatgacgcgctagatggcgttgtatTGGAATAAGTTTGTGCAACAGACGATAGGTGGCATTAATCTCAATTAGAATAAGTTTTACTTTCAGTACCTCCGATATTCTTGGTAACTCCTCGGTACCCCTGATATGCTTCAGGGTAATCTTTCTAGCGGTGCCGTGCGCGTGCAGAAGAACTGATACTATATTGATACCTTCTTCAGGCAtggtctgaaaaaaaaaatccaaacaaCTGAGCGAGGCAAGGATGAGAGGACTTCAATATATTCTACtgttttaaattgtaatataaACCGTCtccaaatttacaaaaaaaaaacttacactattagTGCACTCGGGACTGCATATCCCCACAGTCCTGTACTGCTTCTGTTTGGGCGGGATGACGTGCAGCGCGGATACACCGACTCCCGCGCCGAGTAATGCAGCGTCGTGCGCGCGCAGCGCCGGTGTGTAGTGGACCCTTATCCCAGAGTTGTCTAACActgaaaatttgataaaaaataaaataaatattacggacAATTTACATCAgctgacttagtcccaaactaagggGTCTTGACAGtcagacggacaggcagacgGTTTTTCCTTTTCAGGTACGGAACCCCTAAAAAACTATGCTAACTTACGTACGTCGCATACGTCTGAACTCAACGGCATCCATAAGCATAATTTTGACAATATTTAACAATgagtaaatgaactaaaacggaaacaatacaattactttgctcacccgtggtAGTGAGTAAATGTCGGTGCCGTATCTCCTGTCCGACTATTTGAGTGGGGAGTTCTTTCACCTCTTGGTATGACATTAATGTTAAGAAACAATGAACTCACCTTCATGTAGTGCCTGATTGTCGTAATGAACTTCCAGCATGTAGTATGAAACGCCTGTGCTCTCACCCAGCGGGATGCCAACGTTTTCAGGTAGGAATTCGCCTGAAAATTACAGTTTCAATGTACAAAATCGTGCCTTAAGACTATGGTTAAATGAGCAAGTTAATGTGTTAAGTTAGAGGGAgtgtcaaaatataaaaaaaaaattaggtagtaAAAAGGTTGCTTTACGCAAATTTCTCTAGGCACATTTCTGAATACATTGACTACATTCTATTCAGAAATTCATAGTTTTATAAAACTgtgttttagaaaaaaagaacCTTTACTCAGTTTGACTGCGataataaattatcattaaatattagtatttaaaagataatcaagataCTAGGGTAAGAGTAGGGCAGGGGATATAGACTACTAGGATAAGAGTAATATGAACCACTAGTGTTATGgaaaaattaacttcatttgacctataACAAAGTGTAGAATAATCCAATAGATGCGTTACctgcatacaatacaatatctgTGAACTGTGACAAGTGTGGCCAGAATCAAAGCGAATAACGAGGACAGTATACTCCCCACTTCATTCTACTTGTGATTCGATCATTGCACGTTGCAACTCGGCCAATTTATTGAGGATTATGGAAAAACAGTGTTACTTTGAGTACTTATTTTCAATCAAGGATTAATTTGTCCGCCGAAGAATTAATttccaataaatattaaacatcagTAACTCTCTTTGAGAGTAATATTAATGATTTCAATAGAAACTATTTACGCGTCTTTTGTACACGGTTTATATTATTAAACTCATAGTAgtagccctctcattttgagaggaggcctgtgcctagcagtgggacgtatatagataggctgggatggtgatgaaACTCATAGCTGTGTCTTGTTGTTTTTTGTGGTTGGTTGTTATAAGTACCTATCCTCTAAAACTCAGCGTATGTTCTTTTCCACGTGCGTCTAGCGCGGTTTGGGAACATGACACACAGAATTGAATAAGTTCTTAGGAGCTATCTTACCTTTCGATCCCATAGCCCAAGCAGCAATAGGTGTCACACACGTTGCCCATTCACTAGGCCTATTCGGCCCATAGAATCCATCGCCTAAAGCCCATTCATTCCACATATGCTTGTCGGGGTCCTCTGCACATTCGTATAAAACCATGTGGTGCACAGGTGATAAGCTGTTCTTTTCAAACTTAGGCACACCGTCTCTGATTGGTCGGCTGTCGATTAAAGGCTGGTAACCAATGATGTGGTGCTTTCTCGGCAAATCAGGAACTTTGAAGATCTTACACCAGAATAACGTTGCCATAACATGAGGAATTGTGAGCTGAAAATTatagatataaaattaaatgtgatggAAGCAAACATACTACAATCTATAATAACTACAGAATACTTTTTTTTgcagaaataaagatttattagtaTCATTGtttcggtttactaatgtttcggcgaataacgtttggcaacctgtttcatttcccaactgtttaatatttctgaaactgtaaatatttcaggatttttataaaactaacctaacctaacctaaagggttctacacgatggccctgaaataaatcctgaaatatttacagttttagagtttgcgaaatgaaaagttgcgaaatgaaacaggttgccaaacgttacgttgcgaataGGCAGTACTCGCATTGTTTCAgatatttcaattattattttatcataaaaaaataatcttatatGTAGTAATTGTCTCACCGctgacgatgagcgagaagtgAGTAACTAGAAAcaagtgggcgagcagcgagaagcgagtgtagttttgtcgctcagCTGTaggcgagtgttcgagtgcgacgggtgattactcgctctactcgctcgagcgGGGCGGCCGCTTAGTTAACATCGCTGAGAGAtcgcgagttttatagctcttgtcgttgcgacaaaagatgtaagagcgagttttgccggcagtgtgaacagccagggATCAACTATTAcctaatatatgtgtctcttttactcacacaggatcttatatcttttgttcgtttcttgagcgagaaaatagtcgacaGCCAATCGTTTcttcgccggcggtgagacaactgcctaaaccTAACTACAAACTAGCATAGgtcacctaaaaaaaaaactaaaaattaaaaaacaccaCTCCGCGTCATACTTGGCTCAAAATTGCCCATAACCCCAGCAGTATTGCCCCGCTGCATAGCCAGCGCTATCTGCTGAACCAAGTACGACCTGGAGCGTGGGTCGCAAGCCCCTGTCCGCCAGCCTACAGCCCTGCTCCCATACTACCCTTATAGaatacttacattatttaatctAACATCCCAATGCCGAAGTGGTATGGTTTCTGGTTTAGCCACGGGTAGTAGAAGCCTGAGTGGCCTGGAACCGCTCTTCACGTGTTTTGGTAGATCTCCGTCTGAACCATCTGGACCAAGGGCCCAGAGGACTTGAATGGTGTCTTCCTGTTGAAAGAAGTATCTTGTTTAGTCTAAATTAGTTTTGTTACGAAGATTCTAAAGGTTTAATCATTGACTTGTTGCGCTGGCGAAGTAGACACTAGGTGCCTTAGGTGACGTACTATTCAATTATGATTCATGATAATTGTGAGGTGTGGGGAGAGATTCAAGGCGATAGAAGGCGATCAGAATACATTATCACTTCAAAAGTAAAGTGCGGGATGCCTCACTTACCTCACTTACTCAAGTAAGTCTCTTAGGCCTCACGACGAGAAAGATTTTAtacaacttaaaaaataaagggTCACTATATAACTAATACATAAACCTAAAGCCAGTTAATCTCTCTGTCTTAAGATAGCGGTTGTTCAGTCGACTAGATAAGTGAGGAAGAGCAGAACAGAATCATTAGCACACCCCTCTGATACAgcgttatatattatatataggtatattaaaatCATGCCTTGAATGTAAATCAGGCTGCTATCGTTACCCCTGAAGATTCACTTTGTCGGAGGTGCTTGGAATAATTACTTTGTCAATCCAGTCAGTGACAGTTAAATTAAGGAAATAGAAATCTGAGTGTTTTAGTCGGTTTCGCTTTTGTTTAGACACCTAGGGCCACTAAATTGCAATTTGTGGACGCTTGGTGCACTAAAAATAATTGACTGTGATTAGTCTATTCTACAGCTTAGTAACAGCTCGATTTTCAGCCCGGTGGCTGCACATTGAAAATTGTTTCTCCACGGCAGTGTGTACAGTGAAAAGCTTTTTGCTTGGGCATTGCATGCTTCAAGAGCCCAGAGATTATCCACAGGCAACGTAACGCACGAtagaaatcaaaacaaaaacaataaatatcccATTGCAATAGAAAAAAAGGCATTGGTCCCGAGTTAACTGTCAAAGCCAAACCTTTATGCATTTTTGGTGGATGCGAAAAATACCATGAGCTAGCAGCGGCGCCATTTTGtcgaaattttatataaattcgtTGAGCTCTTATTGCAAGATGAAGTACCAAAATTTCAAACATAAGGTTatccaaactttcgcatttgcaATAAGTAGGATGTGTTATTTGTGACCCTGTAGAACTTACTGCATAAACTCTAGAGTATCTTCTTACCGACACAAAGCATAGTAATAGTATTTTTGAATTGTGCTCTTCTgccgtacctacttaaaaacttaaaattttataatattttatttatgtatagataaaaaactttatgcACTTTGTTATTCTTCTTGGATAATCATTGAATGTTAATAAGGTTacctttaataaacatttttttttatgctagCAGTTTTTAAGATGATTTTTACTTAcactaataataaaatcttgcaCATCACACGTGTCCAGTAGTCGTCTGAACTCCACAGTAGTGTGGGTTTCATTTTGATAGCCCGACACAAGCTCATAGTTTTGTACGTCGTCTGCCACTGCCTGGTCTTCAAACTCGTGCCCATGACAATCCTGCAAAGAAGTAAGATTTTCATTACTTTTTGATGAGATACGAGAAAAAATAATGCGTCGTATAAGACTTATTCCTGTAttttaaaggtaaaaaaaatggaacaacCTGTTTCTTTAAGTAATAATtgaatgcataaaaataaagtattactCATGTGACTGTCACAACTTTGTACCGAATCTACAAGATGGATTGAGTTGGGACTTGGTAGGTACAAAGcaagaaattgaaaaaagttcTTCACATGTCAAATGGAAgtgcacagatatagattactcTAGATTACGCCAATGCATCTAATttgcgtgtccgaaccccgaccaaatgtcggggttggccccatacaaagactgaccgctaactgactaatcatgactagtgactgactcgagccccacggcgcgggcgggcagcgcatttgaatcgattttgcgcggacatcggaaaattcacatcgctaattcgcttttgagacgtcacagtagatataaaaaagtgacacggttggtttccatacagattgaggtgtttgagttatctagtgtaatctatatctgtgtggAAGTGTctcaaaaaattgttaaaaacatattatgGTGTCaagttttttgagaaaatattcGTAACTAGtgcaaatattgttttaatacacatagattattataatatatgatattattatgttgtataATATTAGGAATCATATATTTACAGGGAAAcctaacacaaataaaaaaaaataccattaacATAACATGTTATGTTTGTAATACTCGTAGATGCCAATTTTGTACCACAAAATCTGTGGGGAGCTGCAATTTGACTCATCGATTTAATAAGTACAATATGTCGGAATAGCTCACTGTCGTGCTGAAGGCTTACTTAAGCAAATTGAAATTTACTTGCACATTTCAATAAGACCAAAGCAACCAAAGTCATAAATATTGGTTAAGCCGAACCCAGACTCGAAATGGTTAATGGCCAACAAAAAGCCCTTTTGATACAATTATATTGTAGTTTCCGGGTTTTGGAACGCATTAACTCCAAACATTCAGCATTTCATAATGGCTTAGGACGTACTTAATCTCCATATTAAATTCGACCAAGTTAAACTCAAAGATTTAGTGCGTCTTGAAAACTTCAGTTCCGTAAGTTTAACAGGTGAAATGACTATATgaaaaacagccaagagcgtgttggactcgcccaagatagggttccgtagccataacgaaaaaattaagtcatatttttctaaggatttcatattttgtacggacgcttgattttaaagaaaatttagttaacttaaaaaaaactaccatttTGTCTGCGTAGTTACTACATATAACcttcaaaattacagctttctagcattgtaGTCTCGGAGCAAAGCCGGAGACGGACAGacgcacggacagacagacagacatggggaaactctaagggttccgttttgccattttggttacggaaccccAAACAGGAATAGCTCGAAGGGACATCCACCCCATTTACTGTCGTATCTCTCGAATCTCTGGAGAGTTTAACTTAAGATTAGTGTTTCAAGAACTAATATTAAATTCCTAACAAAGTTAAAAGGGAtgctttattatttataaaatacccGCCGCGACGCGGTTAATGGGAAAACGGGATAAAAGAAAaacagaatatttttattttacttcccAAGTTTGTTTGTATTTGGAAGCAGCATAAAGATACGGAAACGTCGATTAAGCGTTGGCAATTGATCGAGATCTTCCAATGATCATTTCTGAATGGGATGCCTTTTGGAACCCGCCGGCGATATAACGAATACATTTTGCTGTTGAAAAAATTACGCCGATTTAGACTTCATCCTTTTTAGATGTATTTTGACACAATAATCTCAACAATCAAAATCTAAATGGCAATTATCattgacataaaattataaaaattggcAAGTAAAGCCTCACATCACAGCGCAAGTAAaggaaaaatctgaaaatcattggattgataaaacataatttgtttttaatagaaacaataacatattttgcttgattttaattttatacggaacccttagtGTGCGTATCCGATgcacacttggccggtttttgtattACTTCTACAGATAAAAACCGATCTTCTATTATAAGCGGCAGATGATATTAAAATAGAAGAGCAGATGTCATGCAAGAGGTGTGtgcaataaagatattttttttgccagCAGCTGGCTTGAGCACGTGCCCAGCCGTATGTTAGCACCTGGCGACCTGGCGTGCCTTGTAATGATACGTGGTTTTACCAAATGTCAGTTAGGGTGAAGAATTTTATCTTGCCATTTGTCGGTTATCGACCCTTTGTTGGTTATGTTGGATTCGTTAATGTCGTCCGcgtttaatgttaaaaaaagaaatCGAGCAAATGTCGTaagaataataagtttttgttaaaaaaaatatacctaagctgTTTTGCTTACTgtgtattttattgaatcacACTCACTTGCACTCTCatccaaactaaataaatagtaCCAAGTTTAATATCTATcacattaaccgttgaagagttgtCTCCTGGCCGGTTCACCAGAATTTCTTTACCAGATTTATTGTATTggcaaatttcagctcaatcggatcaACAAGTAAGTGGTCGAAAAATGGTTCGCAAAGCAAACGATTATCAGACTTATAATAGGTATTCTATTCTTACTTACATAgttatttacatacaaacaatGCTAGTTAAATAAGAACATGTGAAAgaaaactgtgcaaaaatagaattctttaacaaaaagtaataataaactTTCTAAACGTCCTTTCATCAAtaaattctattaaaaaaatatctagcaTAGTATAGATAGCATAACGTCGTAAAACAAAGCAACTGACCAGAGGGCTCGTTCTATTTTATCATCACCATTTTATTCAGCATACATTCATCATTCAGCACACATTCATATAGTGGCAATAATGCTACTAGCCATTTCATCGTGGCGCCTTGTAGTAATAACAGCGCGTTCTGAGTAGTCAGGATGTTTCTGAAAATACTAGTAAGTATAGTCAgttgaagagaaaaaaaaaataacgactaCTGTAAATGGGGATGAAGAGGTATCTATTTTATAGTTCATGTCATTTTAAGATGAGGGCTGTGCCTTGCTTAGGGGTGTAAATAGGATCGGATTATTAGTATCTATTTAACTGAGTTTGTTATTGAACACATTCATAAATTGTAAATTGTTCAAGATTTTATAAGCTTATGCTCCATTCAAGAGATCCCACGCGAAACTGTGTaccctgagggcctactccgaaaatcgaagttcgtgtcgtaccgtccctctcactttcgtattaaatagtataagcgtcagagacGGAACGACAtgagcttcgattttcgaatttcgtagtagccctgctgaaccgTGCAGGCTgataaatctaaaataaaacCGCGCAAAATATCAAGATCCAGGGCGTAACAAGAGATGTAGAATTGGAAAATATTTAAAGCTTACAAACAAGTTACAAACAGTGCACCGTACAAGTCTTAAAAtgagtttttataataattttatatgtgATATAACATTATATCATATATGTGCATTATAACATATTTTAGGCCCCCAAGACACAGGTCTTTACGTAGTTTGGGGGTCAGAATATTTGACCATTCCCGCGACTTCTCTGTACAAACTTTCCATACTCATTGATCATAAGCTTTTCCTTCATCACAGAGAGTGGGTGAAATTcaatttacaattattattttttaatagtcCCAGGACAAaggaataatattaatttaacgaCATGTCATGTGTCTGTGGTTAAAATGCATGcgtcagaaaaaaatatacttatatatactcgtcgacttgagaacctcatccgttttatttttcgtgttaaaaacaaggttttatggtaaaaaaactattatttcactcttctttatttttattcctgtatcttaatttactttcaaattttcttttttattcacTTGGTCAAAAATCGAtactacctattattatttcgttTATGCCTAAATTTAGTTGTACACAAATCACAGCAGCTgattttacatatatttttttacaaattgaaTCGCTAGGATAGCCAATTGAATAATAGAGAACAATTACAAAGGTAGTTAAACTGGTCCAAAGAATCTCGACAAATTAAACTCAGGATATGATATAAAAAGATCCATTGAACCGTGGGAACGGACGTGTGTAAATCTGTAAATCTCGTACTCAGCAGAAACCTGTTTGTTCGGTAGGTATTCTGTACAAAACAATCGCATTTATACAGAGCTAACACAACGTAGGTATAGGAACTCATGTTTCAGTGACGTGATGTAAAGAGTATATGTGCTTACATTTGTGCAGAACTAcaattctcaaataaaaaagccgtggtggcctagtggtttgacctatcgcctctcaaacagagggtcgggggttcaaaccccggctcgcacctctgagtttttccaaattcatgtgcggaattacatttgaaatttaccacgagctttgcggtgaaggaaaacatcgtgaggaaacctgcacaaacctgcgaagcaattcaatggtacgtgtgaagttcccaatccgcactgggcccgcgtgggaactatagcccaagccctcttgttctgagaggaggcctgtgcccagcagtgggacgaagataggctgggatggatgacaATTTGAAACTTAGGCTTCATTAGTATTATCATAGTCAGTAATAAATTTGttataacttaacctaaccaacaaaaagttggaaaacccccgacatcgtcacttcaaagttcaatatctcaaaaacggctgaaccgactttgataaaacatgtctaagaaccatcgctagaaaacctgctttcaaacaaaaaaaccgcattagaatcggtccacccgtttaagagctacggtgccacagacagacacacggatacatagcggtcaaacttataacacccttctttttgcgtcgcgggTTAAAAATTAGAAACGTTTAAAATGCCGAAAGATGAATTAAGGTACCTATTCAATACATTAATTTCACCAATGAACTGTAGACAAACGGAGTCTCTATCCTAAATGCAAACGTCGTCTCAATAACTTTAACACCCATAAATCCTAGATTTTTGTAGTAGCACTTTAGAACATCGGATCAAAATGGGCCTAGCATTGCGTAACAACGTTCTATTGTGCAATTTCATACCAAGTTCAAACGGAAGCATTAAAATTCTTTCTACCTTCACACAAAAGAATAAGTTTCGAGAATCAGCCTGATGGTTGGCGCATGAGAATCGGGGACACAATGGAAACGCCATGTAAAATGCCGACGTCAAACGTTCGCGATTCGCGATTCCATGATCGGTACCTGCGAAATGTTGCGACTTAGGGTTACGGTTAGTCCATATTGCCTCAACCTTCCCTTTGtttgtaagaaagaaagaaaataaataaatattctttatgTGAAATCATTAAACAACCCAATTACTGGCAGCTACCTACGAAGCTAAGAAATTCTTATTCCCTTTTCACAAACTCTCGCCAATATTGCTGATCCTATTACGCAATTGAACCTTAGCGAACCTTACGTCGATACAAACGTCACTGGAATATAATCTCTACGGCCTTCTAATTTAAGCCCCACGTGATCCACAAATAAACGGACTACCTGCCAAAGAATGTAATTCCGGCAACCCGATAAGTTTCGCGTTACCAAAATGTTCATGTTGGCCTAATCAGACATTTGTAATCTTTGCGGGAATCCACGATGTTTTCATAATGTACGTACAAATGGGAACCGCGGAATTTAAGAATTTATCAAGCCGATATCGTATTGGGAATCGACATTGATGCTAGTCTTAAAAGGGTATAATAAAGATCAAGTTCTTTTCATGAGCAGTTCATTTTGGAATCTTATTGTTT is a window of Choristoneura fumiferana chromosome 23, NRCan_CFum_1, whole genome shotgun sequence DNA encoding:
- the LOC141440690 gene encoding MOXD1 homolog 1-like, which translates into the protein MRLQIVITLAAIIICDAKLPSMKSHLQSNELPPNPTQNSQALRLLEVQAKSAKTSRIVNEYKARHRRDTFDSKTYNEYSLIWAYSERLDENGDVVLRWVKSDSSITFRVEARTRGYVGIGFNSARNMRGADLVVAWVDDRNNHAHVLDCHGHEFEDQAVADDVQNYELVSGYQNETHTTVEFRRLLDTCDVQDFIISEDTIQVLWALGPDGSDGDLPKHVKSGSRPLRLLLPVAKPETIPLRHWDVRLNNLTIPHVMATLFWCKIFKVPDLPRKHHIIGYQPLIDSRPIRDGVPKFEKNSLSPVHHMVLYECAEDPDKHMWNEWALGDGFYGPNRPSEWATCVTPIAAWAMGSKGEFLPENVGIPLGESTGVSYYMLEVHYDNQALHEVLDNSGIRVHYTPALRAHDAALLGAGVGVSALHVIPPKQKQYRTVGICSPECTNSTMPEEGINIVSVLLHAHGTARKITLKHIRGTEELPRISEENSYDARYQQSRVVPGGRRFFKGDTLITECTYDSSGRDKPILGGYSASQEMCLSFVLYYPRTELAGCYSMTPVKEFFETFGVREFYGLPMMQVENIFLSSGNLESMPPQLEYDMRQHSSEETAMQGDDQGVGLMKELIIREPPEFRNKTFMAHLNEMPWSEPLLTEQIEKTLYKGMHMTFCKKRDDNWAAPIQIQNYPNYTELISNETAEKSCNYKSVRLPNINKSASGLHTNPLMSAILAVCAMTLVVR